Proteins encoded by one window of Cellvibrio sp. KY-GH-1:
- a CDS encoding DUF4157 domain-containing protein, whose product MAFTTRQAASEQKSAQEAAAKPSAQLFSDQRASTSVQLKQQQLMQTAQLAAEEEEPLQGKFETAQLAAEEEEPLQGKFATAQLAGMEEEVPMQGKFATAQLAALEEEPLQGKFVAQRAEEEEPLQGKFESPAPAQREQKPNNTGMPDNLKSGIENLSGYSMDDVKVHYNSDKPAQLNAHAYAQGTDIHVAPGQEQHLPHEAWHVVQQKQGRVQATMQMKAGVPVNDDAGLENEADVMGAKAVEQQTLAVQSAPFSLKALSKSGPKQLMSVRTVNKVPTVELSKHLVPLANQEAWATSKAKPKTTFISDSAEVVAAVNTSTHDFTAATAVMEYKEIKPTITTTQYEKTPAGDGPGKPVTRTLDAAPRECVVGVTKKAGVDEIVINHLANV is encoded by the coding sequence ATGGCCTTCACCACTCGTCAGGCTGCCAGCGAGCAAAAATCTGCCCAGGAAGCGGCGGCAAAACCCAGCGCACAATTGTTTAGCGATCAGCGTGCTTCCACCAGCGTGCAGTTGAAACAACAGCAATTAATGCAGACTGCACAGCTTGCGGCAGAAGAGGAAGAGCCGTTGCAAGGCAAATTTGAAACGGCGCAGCTTGCCGCAGAAGAGGAAGAGCCTCTGCAAGGAAAATTCGCCACGGCGCAATTAGCCGGGATGGAAGAAGAAGTACCTATGCAAGGAAAATTTGCAACTGCACAACTGGCCGCCCTGGAAGAAGAGCCGCTACAGGGAAAATTTGTGGCGCAACGCGCAGAGGAAGAGGAACCATTGCAGGGAAAGTTTGAATCGCCTGCACCAGCGCAGCGCGAACAAAAACCGAATAACACCGGTATGCCGGACAATTTGAAATCCGGTATCGAAAATCTATCCGGCTATTCCATGGACGATGTAAAAGTCCATTACAACTCAGACAAGCCGGCACAATTAAATGCCCACGCCTATGCACAGGGAACGGACATTCACGTCGCTCCGGGACAAGAGCAACATCTACCCCACGAAGCCTGGCATGTTGTGCAACAAAAACAGGGCCGCGTACAAGCCACTATGCAAATGAAAGCCGGTGTACCGGTAAACGACGATGCAGGCTTGGAAAATGAAGCGGATGTGATGGGGGCAAAGGCTGTTGAGCAGCAAACGTTAGCAGTCCAGAGTGCGCCCTTTTCGCTAAAAGCGCTTTCCAAAAGCGGCCCGAAGCAATTGATGTCCGTTAGAACCGTGAACAAAGTGCCTACTGTCGAGTTATCTAAGCACTTGGTCCCCCTGGCGAATCAAGAAGCATGGGCAACGAGTAAAGCAAAACCAAAAACAACGTTCATTTCCGACAGCGCCGAGGTTGTTGCAGCGGTGAACACAAGTACACATGATTTCACTGCTGCTACCGCAGTAATGGAATATAAAGAAATTAAACCGACAATAACGACGACCCAATATGAAAAAACTCCTGCGGGTGACGGTCCAGGTAAGCCGGTAACGCGTACGTTGGATGCGGCTCCTCGAGAATGTGTAGTGGGTGTTACCAAAAAAGCCGGCGTAGATGAAATTGTAATTAATCACTTAGCGAACGTGTAA
- a CDS encoding DNA/RNA non-specific endonuclease, which translates to MAFSIRQAASAKESGQDVAAKPGPPLFNDQRASTGVQLKQQELLRTAQVPAQLTVIPGTVAYVPSSGRAGTSKLAYICDGYDYGKQNEPADSATSTMPMRDEIASTYIKTHPNDPFAMHLVNGRLGGSGADTENLAWGPSELNRKHYNNWENDRQMEVQSRSGERVDVSVQATYHSNDTNTPAGYYLKRLDCTHEIDGDSKTVGIEIGEPVEDDEEWKPNKKKKRKHALPDTTKPSKKHSGIKKKNSSKEKKEKKKEDEKKKKRFYGR; encoded by the coding sequence ATGGCCTTCAGCATTCGCCAGGCTGCCAGCGCAAAAGAGTCCGGGCAGGACGTGGCGGCCAAACCCGGGCCTCCTTTATTTAACGATCAGCGCGCTTCAACCGGTGTGCAATTAAAACAACAAGAGTTGTTACGCACCGCGCAGGTTCCCGCTCAACTGACGGTGATTCCAGGAACAGTAGCCTACGTACCAAGCAGCGGGCGTGCAGGTACATCGAAATTGGCATATATCTGTGATGGTTATGATTACGGGAAACAGAATGAACCTGCGGATAGTGCAACTTCGACTATGCCGATGAGAGATGAGATAGCCTCCACCTATATAAAAACACATCCCAATGATCCTTTTGCCATGCACTTGGTAAATGGTCGACTCGGTGGTAGCGGGGCTGATACCGAAAATCTTGCCTGGGGACCCAGTGAGTTAAACAGAAAACATTACAACAACTGGGAAAATGACCGGCAGATGGAGGTACAAAGTCGGAGCGGGGAAAGAGTGGATGTTAGCGTACAAGCAACTTATCACTCAAATGACACGAACACCCCCGCAGGCTATTACCTCAAACGCCTGGATTGTACCCACGAAATAGACGGCGATTCAAAAACGGTAGGAATAGAGATTGGCGAACCGGTAGAAGATGACGAGGAATGGAAACCGAATAAGAAGAAAAAGCGCAAACACGCGTTACCCGATACTACCAAACCGTCAAAAAAGCACAGCGGGATAAAAAAGAAAAACTCGTCGAAAGAAAAAAAGGAAAAGAAAAAAGAAGACGAAAAGAAAAAGAAGAGATTTTATGGGCGTTAG